A single region of the Pseudomonas mandelii genome encodes:
- a CDS encoding response regulator transcription factor, which produces MNSVFIVDDHPVIRLAVRMLLEHEGYKVVGETDNGVDAMQMVRECMPDLVILDISIPKLDGLEVLSRFNAMSTPLKTLVLTAQCPTLFGIRCMQSGASGYVCKQEDLSELVSAIKAVLSGYNYFPSQALNPVRADDERYSDLELFKSVNDRELMVLQLFAQGRTNKEIAKGMFLSNKTVSTYKKRLMQKLKAKSLVELIDMAKRNALV; this is translated from the coding sequence ATGAACTCCGTTTTTATTGTCGACGATCACCCTGTCATCCGTCTTGCCGTCCGAATGTTGCTCGAACATGAGGGTTACAAAGTCGTCGGCGAAACTGATAATGGGGTCGATGCCATGCAGATGGTTCGTGAATGCATGCCAGACCTGGTCATTCTTGACATCAGCATCCCCAAACTGGATGGGCTGGAAGTTCTCTCCCGCTTCAACGCAATGAGTACCCCCCTCAAAACGCTGGTTTTAACAGCCCAGTGCCCGACACTTTTCGGTATTCGCTGCATGCAATCCGGCGCGTCCGGGTATGTATGCAAACAGGAAGACCTTAGTGAACTGGTGAGCGCAATTAAAGCGGTACTATCAGGTTACAACTATTTCCCCAGCCAGGCCTTGAATCCTGTCCGTGCTGACGATGAACGATATTCCGACCTTGAACTGTTCAAGTCAGTCAATGACCGAGAGCTGATGGTATTGCAACTTTTTGCCCAAGGCCGCACTAACAAGGAAATTGCCAAGGGCATGTTCCTGAGCAACAAGACTGTCAGCACTTACAAAAAACGTCTCATGCAAAAACTCAAGGCCAAATCACTCGTTGAACTCATTGATATGGCAAAACGCAACGCGTTAGTGTGA
- a CDS encoding ammonium transporter, translating into MENLQSAVDSLVHSSNTLFILIGAVMVLAMHAGFAFLEVGTVRQKNQVNALSKILSDFAISTLAYFFIGYWISYGVTFMQPAAVINADHGYGLVKFFFLLTFAAAIPAIISGGIAERARFVPQLCATALIVAFIYPFFEGMIWNGNFGLQAWLLEQFGASFHDFAGSVVVHAMGGWLALAAVLLLGPRQGRYREGRLVAFAPSSIPFLALGSWILIVGWFGFNVMSAQTLQGVSGLVAVNSLMAMVGGTVAALIVGRNDPGFLHNGPLAGLVAICAGSDLMHPVGALVTGVIAGTLFVWCFTAAQVKWRIDDVLGVWPLHGLCGVWGGLACGIFGQSALGGLGGVSLISQLIGTSLGVIVALLGGFVVYGGIKALHGLRLSQEEEYYGADLSVHKIGAVSQD; encoded by the coding sequence ATGGAAAATCTGCAAAGCGCTGTGGACAGTCTGGTCCATAGCTCCAATACGTTGTTCATTCTTATCGGTGCGGTGATGGTTCTGGCCATGCACGCCGGTTTTGCCTTTCTTGAAGTCGGCACGGTTCGACAAAAGAATCAGGTCAACGCCTTGTCGAAGATTCTCAGCGACTTCGCCATTTCGACCCTGGCCTACTTCTTTATAGGCTATTGGATTTCCTACGGGGTCACCTTCATGCAACCAGCGGCGGTGATCAACGCGGATCATGGCTACGGGCTGGTTAAGTTTTTCTTTCTGTTGACCTTCGCGGCGGCGATTCCGGCGATCATTTCCGGAGGCATTGCCGAGCGCGCCAGATTCGTTCCGCAGTTGTGTGCGACGGCGCTGATCGTGGCGTTCATCTACCCGTTCTTTGAAGGCATGATCTGGAACGGCAACTTCGGGCTGCAAGCCTGGTTGCTGGAACAATTTGGCGCCAGCTTCCATGACTTCGCGGGCTCGGTCGTGGTCCACGCCATGGGCGGATGGCTGGCCCTCGCGGCGGTGTTGTTGCTCGGCCCCAGGCAAGGGCGTTATCGCGAAGGGCGGCTGGTGGCGTTCGCACCGTCGAGCATTCCCTTCCTGGCATTGGGTTCGTGGATCCTGATCGTCGGTTGGTTTGGCTTCAACGTCATGAGCGCCCAGACGCTGCAAGGCGTCAGCGGATTGGTCGCGGTGAACTCGCTGATGGCCATGGTCGGCGGCACCGTGGCGGCACTGATCGTCGGACGCAACGACCCGGGGTTTCTGCATAACGGTCCACTGGCCGGGTTGGTGGCGATCTGCGCAGGTTCCGACCTGATGCACCCGGTGGGCGCGCTGGTCACCGGTGTGATCGCCGGGACCCTGTTCGTCTGGTGCTTCACCGCGGCTCAAGTCAAATGGCGCATCGACGATGTGCTGGGTGTCTGGCCGTTGCATGGTTTGTGTGGTGTCTGGGGAGGACTCGCCTGCGGCATCTTCGGTCAGAGTGCATTGGGTGGTCTGGGTGGGGTGAGCCTGATCAGCCAGTTGATCGGCACCTCGTTGGGTGTGATCGTCGCGTTGCTCGGTGGTTTTGTGGTGTACGGCGGGATCAAGGCGTTGCATGGTCTGCGCCTGAGCCAGGAAGAGGAGTATTACGGTGCGGACTTGTCGGTGCACAAGATCGGCGCCGTGAGCCAGGACTGA
- a CDS encoding EAL domain-containing protein, whose protein sequence is MIDGQPLACFQPFIDTATGRIAGVEALGRLRQADGQLASVGPLFADPRTPAIALRRLDRQIRDNALSRLHEAPSDWFLSLNISPRWINRLRPDQALPSLKQLSRHNVDPQRIVFEITELGGDIQRLADVVARYRHAGARIAIDDFGAGYSQLDRVLALQPDILKLDMRLFQAAALGGPSSDVVKALAQMAEKTGCWIIAEGVETEDQLNFALECGSRYVQGFLFARAQEDFFATDAFVERFAQLRQRYVQQKLGERGRLMIMRQQLCELMAILQAWALARAPLSALPQLQAFPWLLRFYQCDRHGTQLTPNLEWRNNGWEADNRYLGHNWSWRPYFYQLLAEGWEERRLTLSTTYRDATSNQYCLTAGQFFDNGERLLLIDIDAAGL, encoded by the coding sequence GTGATCGACGGGCAACCGCTCGCCTGCTTTCAGCCATTTATCGATACCGCCACGGGCCGTATCGCGGGTGTGGAAGCGCTGGGTCGACTGCGACAGGCCGACGGTCAACTGGCTTCGGTGGGGCCGTTGTTCGCCGACCCGCGAACACCCGCCATCGCCCTTCGCCGCCTTGACCGGCAGATCCGCGATAACGCGCTGAGCCGTTTGCATGAAGCGCCATCGGACTGGTTTCTGAGCCTGAACATATCACCGCGCTGGATCAACCGCTTACGGCCGGACCAGGCTCTACCGAGCCTCAAGCAATTGAGCCGACACAACGTCGATCCGCAACGCATCGTCTTCGAGATCACCGAACTGGGGGGCGACATCCAGCGCCTGGCCGATGTCGTGGCACGCTATCGACACGCCGGGGCACGGATTGCCATCGATGATTTTGGTGCCGGTTACTCGCAACTTGATCGCGTGCTGGCCCTGCAACCGGACATTCTCAAGCTCGATATGCGACTGTTCCAGGCCGCGGCATTGGGCGGCCCTAGTAGCGACGTGGTGAAAGCCCTGGCGCAAATGGCCGAGAAAACCGGGTGCTGGATCATTGCCGAAGGAGTGGAAACCGAAGATCAGCTCAATTTCGCCCTGGAGTGCGGCTCGCGTTACGTACAAGGATTTCTCTTTGCCCGGGCGCAGGAGGACTTCTTCGCCACCGACGCCTTTGTCGAACGTTTCGCGCAACTGCGCCAGCGTTATGTTCAGCAGAAACTGGGCGAACGCGGTCGACTGATGATCATGCGCCAGCAACTCTGCGAATTGATGGCGATCCTGCAAGCCTGGGCCCTGGCCCGTGCGCCGCTGAGCGCCTTGCCACAGCTGCAGGCGTTTCCATGGCTATTGCGCTTCTATCAATGCGACCGTCACGGCACCCAGTTGACGCCCAATCTGGAATGGCGCAACAACGGCTGGGAGGCCGATAACCGCTACCTGGGTCATAACTGGTCGTGGCGACCCTATTTCTATCAGTTGCTGGCCGAGGGCTGGGAAGAGCGGCGCCTGACACTGTCCACGACCTACCGCGATGCCACCAGCAATCAGTATTGCCTCACCGCCGGGCAATTTTTCGACAACGGCGAGCGACTGCTGCTCATCGACATCGACGCCGCCGGGCTCTAG
- a CDS encoding deoxyguanosinetriphosphate triphosphohydrolase, with protein MDWQTLLTRERLGKPLHSPEELGRSPFHKDHDRIIFSGAFRRLGRKTQVHPVTSNDHIHTRLTHSLEVSCVGRSLGMRVGETIRSALPDWCEPSDLGMVVQSACLAHDIGNPPFGHSGEDAIRHWFQQAAGRGWLDAMSDVERNDFLNFEGNAQGFRVLTQLEYHQFDGGTRLTYATLGTYLKYPWTAKHADSLGYKKHKFGCYQSELPLLEQIALKLGLPQLEEQRWARHPLVYLMEAADDICYALIDLEDGLEMDLLEYAEVESLLLDLVGDDLPETYRQLGPLDSRRRKLAILRGKAIEHLTNAAARAFVEQQDSLLAGTLPGDLVEHMHGPAKRCVLNAKDMARKKIFQDKRKTLHEIGAYTTLEILLNAFCGAALEQHNGRTPSFKSRRILDLLGNNAPDPHGPLHTSFLRMIDFIAGMTDSYASQMALEMTGRSSHG; from the coding sequence TTGGATTGGCAAACCCTGCTTACCCGCGAACGCCTCGGAAAGCCTCTGCACAGCCCGGAAGAACTCGGCCGCAGCCCTTTTCACAAAGACCACGATCGCATCATCTTCTCGGGTGCCTTTCGCCGCCTCGGGCGCAAGACTCAGGTCCACCCGGTCACCAGCAACGATCACATCCACACACGCCTGACCCACTCGCTGGAAGTCAGCTGTGTGGGTCGATCGCTGGGCATGCGCGTCGGTGAGACCATTCGCAGCGCCTTGCCCGACTGGTGCGAACCGAGCGACCTGGGGATGGTGGTGCAATCGGCTTGCCTGGCCCATGACATCGGCAACCCACCCTTCGGGCATTCCGGCGAGGACGCGATCCGTCACTGGTTCCAGCAGGCCGCCGGCCGTGGCTGGCTGGACGCCATGAGCGACGTCGAACGCAATGACTTCCTGAACTTCGAAGGCAACGCCCAAGGCTTCCGGGTGCTCACCCAGCTCGAATACCATCAATTCGACGGCGGCACCCGGCTGACCTACGCCACGCTGGGCACTTATCTGAAATACCCGTGGACGGCAAAGCACGCCGATTCATTGGGCTACAAAAAGCACAAGTTCGGCTGCTATCAGAGCGAACTGCCGTTGCTGGAGCAGATCGCCCTTAAGCTCGGCTTGCCGCAATTGGAGGAACAGCGCTGGGCACGCCATCCACTGGTGTACCTGATGGAGGCTGCGGACGATATCTGTTACGCGCTGATCGATCTGGAAGATGGCCTGGAAATGGACTTGCTGGAGTACGCCGAAGTCGAGTCTTTGCTGCTCGACCTGGTGGGTGATGATCTCCCGGAAACCTATCGCCAACTGGGCCCGCTGGATTCGCGTCGGCGTAAACTGGCGATCCTGCGGGGCAAGGCCATCGAGCACCTGACCAATGCCGCCGCCCGGGCCTTCGTCGAGCAACAGGACTCGCTGCTGGCCGGCACGCTGCCCGGCGATCTGGTGGAGCACATGCATGGTCCGGCCAAGCGCTGCGTCTTGAATGCCAAAGACATGGCGCGCAAAAAGATCTTCCAGGACAAGCGCAAGACGCTGCACGAAATCGGCGCTTATACCACCCTCGAAATCCTCCTCAACGCATTCTGTGGCGCGGCACTGGAACAACACAACGGTCGAACACCGTCCTTCAAGAGCCGGCGCATCCTCGACCTGCTAGGCAACAATGCGCCCGATCCTCATGGTCCTTTACACACCTCGTTCCTGAGAATGATCGACTTCATCGCCGGCATGACCGACAGCTATGCCAGTCAAATGGCACTGGAAATGACCGGTCGCTCAAGCCACGGATAA
- a CDS encoding DUF883 family protein produces the protein MARIKAKTAQDILMNDFQTLVNDTERLLEHTATLAGDQADELRAQIHDSLLRARETLKLTEDSLRERGQAAVTAAEDYVQTNPWQSVGIAAGVGFLIGLLATRR, from the coding sequence ATGGCCCGCATCAAAGCAAAGACTGCTCAAGATATCCTGATGAACGACTTTCAGACTCTGGTCAACGACACCGAGCGGTTGCTGGAACACACCGCAACCCTGGCTGGCGATCAGGCCGATGAGCTGCGCGCCCAGATCCACGACAGCCTGCTGCGTGCCCGCGAAACGTTGAAGCTGACCGAAGACTCCCTGCGCGAACGTGGCCAGGCTGCCGTTACCGCTGCCGAAGATTACGTACAGACCAATCCATGGCAATCGGTCGGGATTGCGGCGGGTGTCGGTTTTCTGATTGGCCTGCTGGCCACTCGGCGCTGA
- a CDS encoding transporter substrate-binding domain-containing protein — protein sequence MPSRLMDYLIPLVAGLCLSTSAHAAPTASEQYTLLSRSMTGHMEVQLDKSQQQWLNNKRELILGTSAPDYPPFDLTISGRDYEGFTADYAGILGKATGLPVKVQRYVSRGDAIKALEKGEVDMLGSANGFEARNADIVLSLPYAVDQPVLVTREGETRSLSDGLAGLRLSMVYHYLPLDEVKALYPKAIITSYPSYQNAINAVAFDQADVFLGDTISTHYIINKGYLNNIRMANFGKHEAHGFSFAVHKGNPALLGIINAILKATPGSERENIAKRWSAGSDILLTDQKLQLSDREQRWLAQHPVVRVVVNEALAPLTFFDSDGNFRGVSADLLELIRLRTGLRFEIHRSRNDDEMIEQVNSHQADLIAALLPSTQREAMLNFSRPYLENSVVLLTRKAADSPSNLTQLTDKRLAIAQGNPMADYLRREFPRIHLIETPDTFSAVELLAEGQAQGTVSSLVIANYFISSRIFEHALQISTTIGTRQAAFSLATGRDAKELGSILDKALLSIAPEELGIINSRWRGYSSASQSTWRNYHRVFYQIVLGVGVLLLMSMTWNAYMRRQINQRLAAELALNDQLEFMGSLVNGTPHPIYVRDRQGLLQSCNDSYLEVFCAKREDVIGKNVMQGSLSNSFEAQEYQADYQRVVAEGTPLILDRPLHIGGRTLTIYHWILPYRDSSGEVQGIIGGWIDISERRQLFDDLRAAKERADEANRAKSTFLATMSHEIRTPMNAIIGMLELTLKRIDHSHPDRPAIDVAYHSAKDLLNLIGDILDIARIESGRLSLSPERVNLRETVASVVRIFDGLARQKNLRLRLDFNPAEPPSDVLLDPMRFKQVLSNLVSNAIKFTEQGQVRIVVELHPTDETGRVLLHLQVQDSGVGISEQDQRRLFEPFAQADHSAQAARGGAGLGLVISRNLCEMMGGNLQLSSQAGIGTQVRISLNLATLPAERVSKTAEPSLHPTSAVLNVLVVDDHPANRLLMCQQLEFLGHRYSAAPDGEAGLKAWKDNVFDLVIVDCNMPIMDGYELARSIRQHEQQTQSRPCTVLGFTANAQPEEIQRCRQAGMDDCLFKPLSLTALSQWVEGVAPTVRTPAFSLEGLHLLTGGSPTLDRRLLSELLNSNRLDRQELLALSPTEDRQAFIEVAHKIKGAARIVQACRLIDSCEALENACHDVLPPEAVVNCTKAMDRAMVELELALEQALQQQIGHNEKSRMMEP from the coding sequence ATGCCCAGTCGTTTAATGGATTATCTGATACCGCTGGTCGCGGGTTTATGTCTGAGCACCTCAGCGCACGCGGCACCGACGGCGAGCGAGCAGTACACTCTGCTCAGTCGCTCAATGACCGGACACATGGAAGTCCAACTGGATAAATCGCAACAACAATGGCTTAACAATAAGCGTGAACTGATTCTGGGCACCTCTGCCCCCGACTACCCTCCTTTCGACCTGACCATCAGCGGCCGCGACTACGAAGGTTTCACTGCTGATTACGCGGGCATCCTGGGCAAGGCCACCGGCCTGCCAGTCAAGGTCCAGCGCTACGTTTCCCGGGGAGACGCGATCAAAGCCCTGGAAAAAGGCGAGGTCGACATGCTCGGCAGCGCCAATGGTTTTGAAGCCCGCAATGCGGACATCGTGCTGTCCTTGCCCTATGCCGTGGATCAACCGGTTCTGGTGACACGGGAAGGCGAAACCAGATCCCTGAGCGACGGGCTCGCCGGACTGCGCCTGAGCATGGTTTATCACTACTTGCCGCTGGACGAAGTCAAAGCCCTGTACCCGAAAGCCATCATCACTTCCTACCCCTCCTACCAGAATGCAATCAATGCGGTGGCTTTCGACCAGGCCGATGTTTTTCTGGGCGACACCATTTCAACCCATTACATCATCAACAAGGGGTATCTAAACAACATCCGCATGGCCAACTTCGGTAAACACGAGGCCCACGGTTTCAGCTTCGCCGTACACAAGGGCAACCCGGCTCTGCTCGGGATCATCAACGCCATCCTCAAAGCGACACCTGGCAGCGAGCGAGAAAACATCGCCAAACGCTGGAGTGCGGGCAGTGACATTCTTCTCACCGATCAGAAACTGCAACTCAGCGACCGTGAACAACGCTGGCTGGCGCAACATCCCGTCGTGCGGGTCGTGGTCAACGAAGCGTTGGCCCCGCTGACCTTTTTCGACAGCGACGGTAACTTCCGGGGCGTATCCGCCGACTTGCTCGAACTGATCAGATTGCGCACCGGTTTGCGCTTCGAGATCCATCGCAGCCGTAACGATGACGAGATGATCGAGCAGGTCAACAGCCATCAGGCCGACCTGATTGCCGCCCTGCTCCCCAGCACCCAACGTGAAGCGATGCTGAACTTCAGCCGTCCTTATCTGGAAAACTCCGTTGTACTGCTCACTCGCAAAGCTGCCGACAGCCCGTCAAATCTGACGCAACTCACGGACAAACGCCTGGCCATCGCCCAAGGCAATCCTATGGCGGACTACCTGCGCCGCGAGTTCCCGCGAATCCATCTGATCGAAACGCCGGACACCTTCAGCGCCGTGGAATTGCTCGCCGAGGGTCAGGCGCAAGGGACGGTGAGCTCTTTGGTGATTGCCAACTATTTCATCTCATCGCGAATCTTTGAGCACGCACTTCAAATCAGCACCACCATCGGTACCCGGCAAGCCGCGTTCTCCCTGGCGACCGGGCGTGACGCCAAAGAGCTGGGTTCGATCCTCGACAAGGCCCTGCTGAGCATCGCGCCGGAAGAGCTGGGCATTATCAACAGCCGCTGGCGAGGCTACTCGTCTGCTTCGCAAAGTACGTGGCGCAACTATCACCGAGTGTTCTATCAGATCGTTCTGGGTGTCGGCGTGCTGCTGCTGATGTCCATGACCTGGAACGCTTACATGCGTCGCCAGATCAATCAGCGCCTGGCCGCCGAGCTCGCCCTGAACGACCAACTCGAGTTCATGGGATCGCTGGTCAACGGCACGCCTCATCCCATCTACGTGCGCGATCGCCAGGGCTTGCTGCAAAGCTGTAACGACAGTTACCTGGAGGTCTTCTGCGCCAAACGCGAAGACGTGATTGGTAAAAACGTCATGCAGGGCAGCTTAAGCAACTCATTTGAAGCCCAGGAATACCAGGCGGATTACCAACGCGTCGTGGCCGAAGGAACTCCGCTGATTCTCGATCGGCCATTGCATATCGGTGGCCGCACACTGACGATTTATCACTGGATACTTCCCTACCGGGACTCCAGCGGTGAAGTACAAGGCATCATTGGCGGCTGGATCGACATCAGCGAGCGCCGACAACTGTTCGACGACCTGCGTGCCGCGAAAGAGCGTGCGGATGAAGCCAACCGTGCCAAAAGCACCTTTCTGGCGACCATGAGCCATGAAATCCGCACGCCGATGAATGCCATCATCGGCATGCTCGAACTGACCCTCAAGCGTATCGATCACAGCCACCCGGATCGCCCGGCCATTGACGTGGCCTACCACTCGGCGAAAGACCTGCTGAACCTGATCGGGGACATTCTTGATATTGCGCGAATTGAATCCGGTCGCCTGAGCCTGAGCCCGGAACGCGTCAACCTGAGAGAAACCGTGGCGTCGGTGGTGCGGATTTTCGACGGACTGGCCCGCCAGAAAAATCTGCGCCTGCGGCTGGACTTCAACCCGGCAGAACCACCCTCCGATGTCCTGCTGGACCCAATGCGCTTCAAGCAGGTGCTGTCCAACCTCGTCAGCAACGCCATCAAATTTACCGAACAGGGTCAGGTCCGGATTGTGGTCGAACTGCATCCGACCGACGAAACCGGCCGGGTGCTGTTGCACTTACAGGTTCAGGACAGCGGGGTCGGGATCAGCGAACAGGACCAACGGCGTTTGTTCGAGCCTTTCGCCCAGGCCGATCATTCCGCGCAGGCAGCCAGAGGCGGCGCGGGGCTTGGTCTGGTGATCAGCCGCAATCTGTGCGAGATGATGGGCGGCAACCTGCAGTTGAGCAGCCAGGCTGGTATCGGCACTCAGGTCAGGATCTCGCTGAACCTTGCAACACTGCCAGCGGAGCGGGTGTCGAAAACCGCTGAACCGTCCCTCCACCCGACCTCGGCTGTGCTGAACGTCCTGGTGGTCGACGACCATCCCGCCAATCGCTTGCTCATGTGTCAGCAACTGGAGTTCCTGGGGCATCGCTACAGCGCCGCACCGGATGGCGAAGCGGGGTTGAAGGCCTGGAAGGACAACGTGTTCGATCTGGTGATCGTCGATTGCAACATGCCGATCATGGACGGATACGAACTGGCTCGCTCCATTCGCCAACATGAACAGCAAACGCAGAGCCGGCCTTGTACCGTGTTGGGCTTCACCGCCAACGCACAACCGGAAGAAATACAACGCTGCAGACAAGCCGGAATGGACGACTGCCTGTTCAAACCCCTGAGCCTGACAGCCTTGAGTCAATGGGTTGAAGGCGTTGCGCCAACGGTCCGCACCCCGGCCTTCAGTCTTGAAGGGCTGCATCTGCTGACGGGTGGCAGCCCGACACTGGACCGGCGCCTGTTGTCCGAACTGCTGAACAGCAATCGTCTGGATCGGCAAGAGTTGCTGGCGTTGTCCCCCACGGAAGATCGGCAGGCTTTCATCGAGGTGGCCCACAAAATCAAGGGTGCTGCGCGAATCGTCCAGGCTTGCCGATTGATCGACAGCTGCGAGGCGCTGGAAAACGCCTGTCATGACGTGCTCCCCCCTGAAGCAGTCGTCAATTGCACCAAGGCCATGGACCGGGCGATGGTCGAACTGGAGCTGGCATTGGAGCAGGCGCTGCAGCAACAGATAGGCCACAACGAGAAAAGCAGAATGATGGAGCCTTAA
- a CDS encoding phage holin family protein, which translates to MSIGESSSSATGTSSSSRRLGAAFLGLLHSHVELFGIELQEQKARTVSLLLFAGLALVFALLLLVGLSTLVLILFWDTYRLPAIIGLCVFYTLAAVFCAMRLKAAIFDESSPFHGTLEELANDRERLLP; encoded by the coding sequence ATGTCTATCGGTGAATCCAGCTCGTCCGCGACGGGCACAAGCTCTTCATCGCGGCGCCTGGGTGCCGCTTTTCTTGGACTGTTGCACAGCCATGTCGAACTGTTCGGCATCGAGTTGCAGGAACAGAAAGCGCGCACCGTAAGCCTGTTGCTGTTTGCAGGCCTGGCGCTGGTCTTTGCGTTGCTGTTGCTGGTGGGCTTGTCGACGCTGGTGCTGATTCTGTTCTGGGACACCTACCGTCTGCCAGCGATCATCGGACTCTGTGTGTTCTACACCCTGGCTGCAGTTTTCTGCGCCATGCGCCTGAAAGCAGCGATTTTCGATGAGTCCTCACCCTTCCACGGCACCCTGGAAGAATTGGCCAACGATAGGGAGCGCCTGCTGCCATGA